A single window of Planctomycetota bacterium DNA harbors:
- a CDS encoding NAD(P)-dependent alcohol dehydrogenase, translated as MKALVLHGTHDLRVEERPKPKPGRGQVLMRVRAVGVCGSDVHYYSHGRIGKQVLGGPQIPGHEGAGEVAGLGEGVTGLAVGQRVAVDPAHSCGHCAWCLTARPNLCPKVKFLSTPPVDGLMCEYAVLEASQCLPVPDSLSLAEAAMLEPFQVSVHAANLVGMRPGETVAVVGAGAIGLGCLQMARAGGAARVIVTDVVDYRLAIAKRLGADATIHVGKEDPAEAMNRLTDGHGADLVFECTNRAAGVVQAIQVAAIGARVACAGIAEEDTIPVDPHEARRKELSLVFVRRSRGTMRQALALVASGRADIASFVTHRFDLEHAAEGFELMEKYEDGIIKALIEP; from the coding sequence ATGAAAGCCCTCGTGTTGCATGGAACCCACGACCTTCGGGTGGAGGAGCGGCCGAAGCCGAAGCCGGGCCGGGGACAGGTCCTGATGCGCGTGCGGGCGGTCGGCGTGTGCGGGTCGGACGTGCATTACTATTCCCACGGGCGCATCGGGAAGCAGGTGCTCGGGGGGCCGCAGATTCCGGGCCACGAGGGCGCGGGCGAAGTGGCGGGCCTGGGCGAAGGGGTGACGGGCCTGGCGGTGGGCCAGCGTGTGGCGGTCGATCCGGCGCACTCGTGCGGGCACTGCGCGTGGTGCCTGACGGCCCGGCCGAACCTGTGCCCGAAGGTGAAGTTCCTCAGCACGCCGCCGGTGGACGGCCTGATGTGCGAGTACGCGGTGCTGGAGGCGTCGCAATGCCTCCCGGTGCCGGACTCGCTCAGCCTGGCGGAGGCGGCGATGCTGGAGCCGTTCCAGGTGTCGGTGCACGCGGCGAACCTGGTGGGGATGCGGCCGGGCGAGACGGTGGCGGTGGTGGGCGCGGGCGCGATCGGGCTGGGGTGCCTCCAGATGGCCCGCGCGGGCGGCGCGGCGCGCGTCATCGTGACGGACGTGGTGGACTACCGGCTGGCGATTGCGAAGCGGCTGGGGGCGGACGCGACGATCCACGTCGGGAAGGAAGACCCGGCGGAGGCGATGAATCGGCTGACGGACGGGCACGGGGCGGACCTGGTGTTCGAGTGCACGAACCGGGCGGCGGGGGTGGTGCAGGCGATCCAGGTCGCGGCGATCGGGGCGCGGGTGGCGTGCGCCGGCATTGCGGAGGAGGACACGATTCCGGTGGATCCGCACGAGGCTCGGCGGAAGGAGTTGAGCCTGGTGTTCGTGAGGCGATCGCGGGGGACGATGCGCCAGGCGCTCGCGCTGGTGGCGAGCGGGAGGGCGGACATCGCGAGTTTCGTCACGCACCGGTTCGACCTGGAGCACGCGGCCGAGGGGTTCGAGTTGATGGAGAAGTACGAGGATGGGATCATCAAGGCGCTGATTGAACCGTGA
- a CDS encoding adenylosuccinate synthase has product MTRGNTCVVGLTWGDEAKGKIVDLLAGEHDLVVRYNGGNNAGHTVAFGGETYKLHLVPSGIFHEQVQCVIGGGVVVDPQVLLEEIERHEGVAPGLRERLKVSSRAHTIWPWHKQIEALSEKHEGKGKIGTTLRGIGPAYAEKANRVHAIRAGEFLRPEHLEPKVRRIVAAKNRLFAGVFGAEPLDADAVWREYAAYGEEVRPLIADTTALLLDAVAEGKRILFEGAQGTLLDIDHGTYPYVTSSNASTAGVWPGTGVPARAIDQVLGVVKAYTTRVGEGPFPTELVNAIGDQIREQGNEYGTTTGRPRRCGWLDAFAIRYSARLNGLDGIVITLLDVLGGLPELKICTGYRVGRKRLETFPDDPQVLAEAEPILETLEPWEENISGARSFEELPRAARDYVERVEELVGAPVMLISVGPDREQTIFRS; this is encoded by the coding sequence ATGACCCGAGGAAACACCTGTGTCGTGGGCCTGACGTGGGGCGACGAGGCCAAGGGCAAGATCGTGGACCTCCTGGCCGGTGAGCACGACCTGGTGGTCCGGTACAACGGGGGCAACAACGCCGGCCACACGGTGGCGTTCGGCGGGGAGACGTACAAACTGCACCTCGTGCCGTCCGGCATTTTCCACGAGCAGGTCCAGTGCGTCATCGGCGGCGGCGTGGTGGTGGACCCGCAGGTGCTCTTGGAAGAAATCGAGCGGCACGAGGGGGTGGCGCCGGGCCTGCGGGAGCGACTGAAGGTGTCGAGCCGGGCGCACACCATCTGGCCTTGGCACAAGCAGATCGAGGCCCTTTCGGAGAAGCACGAGGGGAAAGGCAAGATCGGGACGACGCTGCGCGGCATCGGCCCGGCGTACGCGGAGAAGGCGAACCGGGTGCACGCCATCCGGGCGGGCGAGTTCCTGAGGCCGGAGCACCTGGAGCCGAAGGTCCGCCGGATCGTGGCGGCGAAGAACCGCCTGTTCGCGGGCGTGTTCGGGGCCGAGCCGCTCGACGCGGATGCCGTCTGGCGGGAATATGCCGCCTACGGCGAGGAGGTCCGCCCCCTGATAGCCGACACGACGGCCCTGCTCTTGGACGCGGTGGCGGAGGGGAAGCGGATCCTCTTCGAGGGGGCCCAGGGGACGCTGCTGGACATCGACCACGGGACGTATCCATATGTCACGAGTTCGAACGCTTCGACGGCCGGCGTCTGGCCGGGCACGGGCGTGCCAGCGCGGGCGATCGACCAGGTGCTGGGCGTCGTCAAGGCGTACACGACGCGCGTCGGCGAAGGGCCGTTCCCGACGGAACTCGTGAACGCGATCGGCGACCAGATCCGCGAGCAGGGCAACGAGTACGGGACGACGACGGGCCGGCCGAGACGGTGCGGCTGGCTGGACGCGTTCGCGATCCGGTACTCGGCGAGGCTGAACGGCCTGGACGGGATCGTCATCACGCTCCTGGACGTGCTGGGCGGATTGCCGGAACTCAAGATTTGCACGGGGTACCGCGTGGGGCGGAAGCGGCTGGAGACGTTTCCGGACGACCCGCAGGTGCTGGCGGAGGCGGAGCCGATCCTGGAGACCCTCGAGCCGTGGGAAGAGAATATCTCGGGGGCGCGGTCGTTCGAGGAGTTGCCGCGGGCAGCCCGCGACTACGTGGAGCGCGTGGAGGAGTTGGTGGGGGCGCCGGTGATGCTGATCAGCGTGGGCCCGGACCGGGAACAGACGATCTTCCGCTCATAA
- the uppS gene encoding polyprenyl diphosphate synthase — protein sequence MGNTPYIPEALADVPREARPKRVAIVMDGNGRWARKRGLPRIEGHRRGGQAARRIVEESARLGLEQLTLYAFSSENWRRPADEVRFLMEQLRRQLSKERATVLENNVRFVVIGRRDRIPPDTLAEIDRLTADSSANAGLVLCAAIDYGGRQEIADATRDLAQRARDGLLEPDAITEETVAGALYTAGMADPDLVIRTAGEMRLSNFLLWQISYAELWVTETLWPDFKEADLHAAMRNYASRERRFGGLGPENRHA from the coding sequence ATGGGTAATACCCCATACATCCCCGAGGCGTTGGCCGACGTGCCGCGCGAGGCCCGGCCGAAGCGCGTGGCCATCGTGATGGACGGCAACGGGCGGTGGGCGCGCAAACGTGGATTGCCGCGGATCGAAGGTCACCGCCGCGGCGGTCAGGCGGCGCGCCGGATCGTCGAGGAATCGGCCCGGCTGGGCCTCGAGCAACTGACGCTGTATGCGTTTTCGAGCGAGAACTGGCGGCGTCCGGCGGACGAAGTCCGGTTCCTGATGGAACAACTGCGCCGGCAACTGTCGAAGGAACGGGCGACGGTCCTGGAGAACAACGTGCGCTTCGTGGTGATCGGCCGGCGGGACCGCATTCCGCCGGACACGCTGGCCGAGATAGACCGTCTGACGGCGGACTCGTCGGCGAACGCGGGCCTCGTGCTGTGCGCGGCGATCGATTACGGCGGCCGGCAGGAGATCGCGGACGCGACGCGCGACCTGGCGCAGCGCGCGCGGGACGGCCTGCTCGAGCCGGACGCCATCACGGAGGAGACGGTCGCCGGGGCGCTCTACACGGCCGGGATGGCGGACCCGGACCTTGTGATCCGGACGGCGGGCGAGATGCGGCTGTCGAACTTTCTTCTGTGGCAAATCTCGTACGCGGAATTGTGGGTGACGGAGACGCTTTGGCCGGACTTCAAGGAGGCGGACCTTCACGCGGCGATGCGGAACTACGCGTCGCGCGAGCGCCGCTTCGGCGGCCTGGGGCCGGAGAACCGACACGCATGA
- a CDS encoding phosphatidate cytidylyltransferase gives MSQHTTRIMLGTVLVVAVGAILYGDVALSRWTGLTAAPGFWVLLVASLVAGAAEFFRMLRARGLPAQPGLGLAFVVILVAAVFAETQLEPRIRPWLYHRGLEVYLLLIVGLTFAAFLAQIGRVERSGSDMGRALASVAWTVLGVLAVGLLGVFLAKVRFLSDDPMRGLGYLALTLGVVKGSDVGAYTVGSLVGRRKLVPTLSPAKTVEGMVGGLAAGIGAAIGIGVGWCGFAWWQMLIFGLAVATAGVLGDLAESLMKRGCGVKDSGRVPGFGGVLDIMDSMLAAGPVAYLLLVVLTGEAWGG, from the coding sequence ATGAGCCAGCACACGACGCGCATCATGCTGGGGACGGTCCTGGTCGTCGCGGTGGGGGCGATTCTGTACGGCGACGTGGCGCTGTCGCGGTGGACGGGCTTGACGGCGGCGCCGGGGTTCTGGGTGCTGCTGGTGGCGTCGCTCGTGGCGGGGGCCGCCGAATTTTTCCGGATGCTGCGGGCGCGGGGCCTGCCGGCCCAGCCGGGGCTCGGCCTGGCGTTCGTTGTTATTTTGGTGGCGGCGGTGTTCGCGGAGACGCAACTGGAGCCCCGCATCCGCCCGTGGCTTTACCACCGCGGCCTGGAGGTGTACCTGCTGCTGATCGTGGGCCTGACGTTCGCGGCGTTCCTGGCGCAGATCGGGCGGGTGGAACGGTCCGGCAGCGACATGGGGCGGGCGCTGGCGAGCGTCGCGTGGACCGTCCTCGGGGTCCTCGCGGTGGGCCTGCTGGGGGTTTTCCTGGCGAAGGTGCGGTTCCTGTCGGACGACCCGATGCGGGGGCTCGGGTACCTCGCGCTGACGCTGGGCGTCGTCAAGGGGAGCGACGTCGGGGCGTACACGGTGGGGAGCCTGGTGGGCCGGCGCAAACTCGTGCCGACGCTCAGCCCCGCCAAGACGGTCGAGGGGATGGTCGGCGGGCTGGCGGCGGGGATCGGGGCCGCGATCGGAATCGGCGTGGGATGGTGCGGCTTCGCGTGGTGGCAGATGCTCATCTTCGGGTTGGCGGTGGCGACGGCCGGCGTCCTGGGGGACCTGGCGGAAAGCCTGATGAAGCGCGGTTGCGGGGTGAAAGACAGCGGTCGGGTTCCCGGCTTCGGGGGGGTGCTGGACATCATGGACTCGATGCTGGCGGCCGGGCCGGTGGCGTACCTGTTGCTCGTGGTATTGACCGGCGAGGCCTGGGGCGGATAA